A single window of Micromonas commoda chromosome 6, complete sequence DNA harbors:
- a CDS encoding SAM dependent methyltransferase, translating into MADFVDKQFSKDEVADKVLEQYDDETTRVFYQCVMGGGGHDIHFGIYKSPTDGVKESSDYTTEWMMTQMEWAKPIDANCHVLDLGSGHGGGSHAMAKRWGCKVTGYNLGPGQNALNMARCVELGIDHLVEARVGNINDPLPGEWTGKFDAVWSCEVLCHAGDKVALFKELSRCLKPGGVFVFSDIMGADGADEKALKAFTDRNATTFMGRPSMYVDFIKESGFKYVTWWDGSHHLERYFRGMLHQISTNRKEMNAKGVSDEYLNNWVSSLTDRADVQKAKGVFAWGVFVARKPEVGEFV; encoded by the exons ATG GCTGACTTTGTCGACAAGCAGTTCAGCAAGGACGAGGTAGCCGATAAGGTCCTCGAGCAGTACGACGATGAGACCACCCGCGTGTTTTATCAGTGCgtcatgggcggcggcggccacgacATTCACTTCGGCATCTACAAGTCCCCCACCGACGGCGTCAAGGAGAGCTCCGACTACACCACGGAGTGGATGATGACCCAGATGGAGTGGGCCAAGCCCATCGACGCCAACTGCCACGTCCTCGATCTCGGATCcggacacggcggcggctcgcacGCCATGGCCAAGCGCTGGGGTTGCAAGGTGACCGGCTACAACTTGGGCCCCGGACAGAACGCGCTCAACATGGCGCGctgcgtcgagctcggcatcGACCACCTCGTGGAAGCCCGCGTGGGTAACATCAACGACCCCCTCCCCGGCGAGTGGACCGGTAAGTTCGACGCGGTGTGGTCCTGCGAGGTGCTCTGCCACGCGGGCGACAAGGTGGCGCTGTTCAAGGAGCTCTCGCGGTGCCTCAAACCCGGCGGCGTGTTCGTCTTCTCCGACATcatgggcgcggacggcgcggacgagaagGCGCTCAAAGCCTTTACCGATCGCAACGCCACCACGTTCATGGGCAGACCCAGCATGTACGTCGATTTCATCAAGGAATCGGGCTTCAAGTACGTGACGTGGTGGGACGGAAGCCACCATCTCGAGCGATACTTTCGCGGCATGCTCCACCAGATTTCCACGAACCGGAAGGAGATGAACGCCAAAGGAGTCAGCGACGAGTACCTCAACAACTGGGTGAGCTCGCTGACAGACCGCGCGGACGTGCAGAAGGCGAAAGGGGTGTTCGCGTGGGGCGTGTTCGTGGCGCGCAAGCCAGAGGTGGGCGAGTTCGTCTAA
- the NADP-MDH gene encoding NADP-dependent malate dehydrogenase (putative NADP-dependent malate dehydrogenase, chloroplast precursor. Localization deduced by similarity search, ChloroP and TargetP predict a 43 aa signal peptide (SignalP detects no signal peptide)), whose product MAALTVSFAGKIGATAPRVANARAAGRVGAAPAVRGTPLRVKSASARVASRDSLRVAATATEAPLGVFKLEYDISKDDATKSASWKQPVIVAVSGAAGQISNHLLFKIASGEVYGPDQPVALRLLGSERSREALEGVAMELEDSLFPLLREVSIGIDPMDVFVDADWALLIGAKPRGPGMERADLLEMNGAIFVEQGKALNAVAKPTCKVCVVGNPCNTNALIAMENAPNLDRRNFHALTRLDENRAKCQLALKAGVFYETVTNVTIWGNHSTTQVPDFVNAQIGGEKAMDVIDDNGWLENDFTPAIQTRGGLLIKKWGRSSAASTAVSIADAIKSLVTPTPEGDWFSTAVCTDGNPYGIQEGIIFSMPCRSNGDGSYEIVDGLEINDWLRERIKKSEEELTKEAECVSHLTGKLGGACELIGEKADTMLPGEA is encoded by the exons ATGGCCGCCCTAACCGTCTCCTTTGCCGGTAAAatcggcgccaccgcgccccgcgtcgcgaacgctcgcgccgccg gccgcgtcggcgcggcgcccgccgttcgcggaaCCCCTCTCCGGGTCaagtccgcgtccgccagggtcgcctcccgcgactcccttcgcgtcgccgcgaccgccaccgAGGCGCCCCTCGGCGTCTTCAAGCTGGAGTACGACATCTCCAAGGACGACGCCACCAAATCCGCGTCCTGGAAGCAGCCCGTGATCGTCGCGgtgtccggcgcggcgggacaGATCAGCAACCACCTGCTCTTCAAGATCGCCTCCGGCGAGGTGTACGGCCCCGACCAGCCGGTGGCGCTCAGGCTCCTGGGATCCGAgcgatcgcgcgaggcgctcgagggcgtcgccatGGAGCTCGAGGACTCCCTCTTCCCGCTCCTGCGCGAGGTGTCCATCGGCATCGATCCCATGGACGTCTTCGTGGATGCGGACTGGGCGCTGCTCATCGGCGCCAAGCCCCGAGGGCCGGGgatggagcgcgcggacCTCCTCGAGATGAACGGCGCCATCTTCGTCGAGCAGGGCAAGGCGCTGAACGCGGTGGCCAAACCCACGTGCAAGGTGTGCGTGGTGGGCAACCCGTGCAACAccaacgcgctcatcgcgatgGAGAACGCGCCCAACCTCGACCGCCGCAACTTTCACGCGCTGACCCGCCTCGACGAGAACCGCGCCAAGTGCCAGctggcgctcaaggcggGCGTTTTCTACGAGACCGTGACCAACGTCACCATCTGGGGTAACCACTCCACCACGCAGGTGCCCGACTTTGTCAACGCGCAGATCGGAGGCGAGAAGGCCatggacgtcatcgacgacaACGGGTGGCTGGAGAACGACTTCACCCCCGCGATtcagacccgcggcggcctcctcaTCAAGAAGTGGGggcgctcgtccgccgcgtccaccgcggtttccatcgcggacgcgattAAGAGTCTGGTGACCCCCACGCCGGAGGGTGACTGGTTCAGCACGGCTGTGTGCACCGACGGTAACCCGTACGGCATCCAGGAGGGCATCATCTTCTCCATGCCGTGCAGGTccaacggcgacgggtccTACGAGATTGTCGACGGCCTGGAGATCAACGACTGgctccgcgagcgcatcAAGaagagcgaggaggagctcacgAAGGAGGCGGAATGCGTGTCCCACCTCACCGGTAAGTTGGGAGGCGCGTGCGAGCTCATTGGGGAGAAGGCTGACACCATGCTCCCCGGCGAGGCGTAG
- a CDS encoding predicted protein has translation MASLGQYLDAAAHAVSVKDSATLALLFDVDSVHALGAVRSALGDRGMNVGELCEEKVGAYAPWDEIFASHCQCLGANAEGRYDDAFVAMQATIAAFVKDFRAQDTAWSLDALMNLVRGAVALATRADDEAERAGRQRKDGRLGDAGAALMLVYRNTANTSVWEKKSQCLFLVISLFKIYFKLNTLHLCKNLINAVNLPTFPTFDTFPVAQRVTYAFYVGRLAVFDDNFGVAEQHLEYAFRHCKSDSRRNKALILRYLLPVKLLMGKMPTAMLLQKYGLGEYVDVVSAMKSGNVRMLNDALKTHQISFIKQGTFLVLEKLRNIVLRTLFQKVHAFSAEKNPAKGNQVNLHMFLAALKWCGCDMDIDEVEMIMANLIFRKFVKGYISHKSRVVVLAKAGAFPAISYDDDRPKIAYLQN, from the coding sequence ATGGCGTCCCTCGGGCAgtacctcgacgccgccgcgcacgcggtgaGTGTCAAGGATagcgccaccctcgcgctcctcttcgacgtcgactcggtccacgcgctcggcgcggttcGGTCCGCGCTCGGGGATCGCGGCATGAACGTCGGCGAGCTGTGCGAGGAGAAGGTTGGCGCCTACGCGCCGTGGGACGAGATATTCGCGTCGCACTGCCAgtgcctcggcgcgaacgcggaggGGCGatacgacgacgccttcgtcgcgatgcaggcgaccatcgcggcgttcgtgaAGGACTTCAGGGCGCAGGACACCGCGTGGTCTCTGGATGCGCTCATGAATCTGGTGCGCGGtgcggtggcgctcgcgacgcgcgcggacgacgaggcggagcgcgcggggcgacaGCGCAAGGACGGCAGACTCGGGGatgcgggcgccgcgctcatgcTCGTCTACCGCAACACCGCGAACACGTCGGTCTGGGAGAAGAAGTCGCAGTGCCTCTTCCTCGTCATCTCGCTCTTCAAGATCTACTTCAAGCTCAACACCCTGCACCTGTGCAAGAACCTGATCAACGCCGTGAACCTGCCCACCTTTCCCACCTTCGACACCTTCCCGGTCGCCCAGCGCGTCACCTACGCCTTCTACGTCGGCCGACTCGCCGTGTTCGACGACAAtttcggcgtcgcggagcagcACCTCGAGTACGCGTTCCGGCACTGCAAAAGCGACTCGAGAAGAAACAAGGCGCTCATCCTGCGGTACCTCCTGCCGGTCAAGCTGCTGATGGGGAAGATGCCCACTGCGATGTTGCTGCAAAAGTACGGCCTGGGCGAGTACGTGGACGTGGTGAGCGCGATGAAGAGCGGTAACGTGCGGATGCTGAacgacgcgctcaagacgCATCAGATCTCGTTCATAAAGCAGGGCACGTTTCTGGTGCTGGAGAAGCTGCGGAACATCGTGCTTCGAACGCTGTTCCAGAAGGTGCACGCGTTCAGCGCGGAGAAGAACCCGGCGAAGGGGAACCAGGTCAATCTTCACATGTTCCTGGCCGCGCTGAAGTGGTGCGGGTGCGACAtggacatcgacgaggtTGAGATGATCATGGCGAACCTCATCTTCAGAAAGTTTGTCAAGGGGTACATCTCGCACAAGTCGAGGGTGGTGGTGCTCGCGAAGGCCGGGGCGTTCCCGGCGATATCGTACGACGATGACCGGCCGAAGATCGCGTACCTCCAGAACTGA
- a CDS encoding predicted protein has translation AARRLRELLDEGGCVSMPGVHDALSAKLIARSGRFECAFMSGYGVAASRLGDPDVGLATLGDMVDAGKSVCRAAGDMPVVGDGDTGFGGVANVRRTVFEYHAAGFAAVSIEDQVFPKRCAYGKGMRVVPRRDAVARLAAALSARDEIRAKGGDILVIGRTDSRMATNPEIEDNFKEAILRCFEFKQLGADAVWMEGPRSGAEMEAFNVAMEGTRTILAQVERPGVEMLSPGRCAELGYDVALYGLTLLSASAAAVERAARVMGRGDHP, from the coding sequence GCAGCGCGCAGACTCCGAGAGCTTTTGGATGAGGGAGGCTGCGTTTCGATGCCGGGTGTGCACGATGCGCTCAGCGCTAAGCTCATCGCTCGCAGCGGCAGGTTTGAGTGTGCGTTCATGTCCGGctacggcgtcgccgcgtccaggctCGGCGACCCCGACGTGGGACTAGCCACCCTCGGCGACATGGTCGACGCGGGAAAGTCCGTCTGCAGAGCCGCTGGCGACATGCCCgtggtcggcgacggcgacaccggattcggcggcgtcgccaacgTCAGGCGCACGGTGTTCGAGTaccacgccgccgggttcgcggcggtgtccatCGAAGACCAGGTTTTCCCGAAGCGATGCGCCTACGGAAAGGGCATGAGAGTCGTCCCCAGGAGAGACGCagtcgcgaggctcgcggcggcgctctcggcgagggacgagaTCAGGGCGAAGGGAGGAGACATCCTCGTCATCGGGCGGACGGACTCGCGCATGGCGACGAACCCGGAGATCGAGGACAACTTCAAGGAGGCCATCCTGCGGTGCTTCGAGTTTAagcagctcggcgcggacgccgtaTGGATGGAGGGACcgaggagcggcgcggagatggaggcgTTCAACGTCGCGATGGAGGGAACGAGGACGATACTGGCGCAGGTGGAGCGACCCGGTGTCGAGATGTTGTCCCCGGGGCGATGTGCCGAGCTCGGgtacgacgtcgcgctgTACGGCCTGACGCTgttgagcgcgtcggcggcggcggttgagCGAGCGGCTCGCGTGATGGGCCGGGGAGATCACCCC
- a CDS encoding predicted protein: MVVPSPRDLGAAIVTAAGCLAWWGVEKFAGWLSASTPASLAGATLARWQWVNIAAFAVNVVSVAIPGRIDDEMAEQMKKEAKARKKRPSVAPGVPKDSIYRSLVTPAGWAFLIWPVIYLAESVFTAAQASDALDPVSTAAYSSAAPWWLLACALQSLWCVAFRDWAKAPEHFWISGALLAAEAVALGRAVSAVDAARVAFPTAAYWCGRLPLALHHGWITAAAVVNVNSWLAVSDYPNEISSAEFQARAAFISHAAAAFCGCRVSWTTNDPTFVGVIAWALYAIAADGGWRKRLVERIGEEPLRAIARNALFHARVASALCVYLAAKPLVDPYLPDAFAGLLAWKR; encoded by the coding sequence ATGGtcgtgccgtcgccgcgagacctgggcgccgcgatcgtgaccgccgccggttgCTTGGCGTGGTGGGGCGTCGAAAAATTCGCGGGGTGGCTCTCCGCATCCACccccgcctcgctcgcgggcgcgaccctGGCGCGATGGCAGTGGGTCAACATAGCGGCGTTCGCCGTGAACGTGGTCTCGGTCGCGATCCCGGGGcggatcgacgacgagatggCGGAGCAGATgaagaaggaggccaaggcgcgcAAGAAGAgaccgtccgtcgcgcccggcgtgcCGAAGGACAGCATCTACCGCTCGCTCGTCACCCCCGCGGGGTGGGCGTTCCTCATCTGGCCCGTGATCTACCTGGCGGAGTCGGTattcaccgccgcgcaggcgtccgacgccctcgacccggtctccaccgccgcgtactcgtccgccgcgccgtggtgGCTGCTCGCTTGCGCGCTCCAATCGCTGTGGTGCGTCGCGTTCAGGGACTGGGCCAAGGCGCCCGAACACTTTTGGATCAGCGGCgccctgctcgcggcggaggcggtcgcgcTGGGCAGGGCCGtgtccgccgtcgacgccgcgcgggtcgccttcccgacggcggcgtactGGTGCGGGAGGCTGCCGCTGGCGCTGCACCACGGGTggatcaccgccgcggcggtggtcaaCGTCAACTCGTGGCTCGCGGTGAGCGATTACCCGAACGAGATATCGAGCGCGGAGTttcaggcgcgcgcggcgttcatctcgcacgccgccgccgcgttctgTGGGTGCCGCGTCTCCTGGACGACGAACGATCCGACGTTCGTCGGGGTCATCGCGTGGGCGCTTTACGCGAtagccgccgacggcggatgGAGGAAACGACTCGTGGAGAGAATCGGGGAGGAGCCGCTGAGGGCCatcgcgaggaacgcgttgtttcacgcgcgcgtcgcgtccgcgctctgcgtgtacctcgccgccaagccgCTGGTGGATCCGTACCTgcccgacgcgttcgcggggTTGTTGGCGTGGAAACGATGA
- a CDS encoding predicted protein — MSATLAVFHAPRAIPKNQRSNVVPRRRIGSPHQAEDPRRRAKRGDPAKKRLGRPSDKSDDNGETSGRRQFLSGGLQLLILSSADDLLAAATAAYMSAPRPETVVYIGVTMDGYIARPDGSLDFLPQPEGEDDFGFGAFLNTVDAVLMGRRTFDQVAEFVVRDKVPWPYEGKRVIVVSRTMTQKDVPEPLSSKVTVTAQSPSEALKALGKTGFTRRVYVDGGMTIRSLLEEDQVDEMVLTSVPVTIGRGTSLWGFDTKDKRDYRWSVTSSEPIGRGMVKTTYKRVRKK; from the coding sequence atgtcggcgacgctcgcggtgttTCACGCCCCGAGGGCGATCCCAAAGAACCAACGGAGTAACGTCGTGCCCAGGAGACGCATAGGGAGCCCGCACCAGGCTGAAGACCCGCGCAGGAGAGCCAAACGCGGCGACCCGGCCAAAAAGCGGTTGGGGCGACCCTCCGACAAAAGCGATGACAATGGCGAGACGAGCGGCCGGCGCCAGTTCCTCAGCGGCGGCCTGCAGCTCTTGatcctctcctccgcggacgacctgCTAGCCGCCGCAACCGCGGCATACATGTCCGCCCCGCGGCCCGAGACGGTCGTGTACATCGGCGTGACGATGGACGGGTACATCGCCAGGCCCGACGGCTCGCTCGATTTCTTGCCCCAGCCCGAGGGCGAAGACGActtcggcttcggcgcgttcctgaacaccgtcgacgccgtgctgATGGGCCGGCGCACGTTCGACCAGGTCGCCGAGTTTGTGGTGAGGGACAAGGTCCCGTGGCCGTACGAGGGTAAGCGGGTGATCGTCGTGAGCCGGACGATGACGCAGAAAGACGTCCCGGAGCCGCTCTCGAGCAAggtgacggtgacggcgcaATCACCGTCGGAGGCGTTGAAGGCGTTGGGGAAGACGGGATTCACCAGGCGGGTGTACGTAGACGGGGGAATGACGATACGTTcgctgctcgaggaggaccaGGTGGACGAGATGGTGCTGACGTCCGTGCCGGTGACCATCGGCAGAGGGACGTCGCTCTGGGGATTCGACACCAAGGACAAGAGGGACTACCGGTGGAGCGTGACGTCGTCCGAGCCCATCGGCAGAGGGATGGTCAAGACGACGTACAAGAGGGTGCGGAAGAAGTGA